The following nucleotide sequence is from Campylobacter anatolicus.
TTTTGAGAATAAAATTTTATTTAAAGACGCTTTTATAGGAGCTTTTAAAGATGATAAGGTAACAGCTGCGAGTGCATTTATCAACGGAATTTGTGATATTATAATTCAAATAGCAACAACGCAAAGTAGAGAAATTTTACTCTCAGGTGGCGTTTTCCAGAATAAAATTTTGGTTGAAAAAATTATAAATAAATTTAAGCAAAATAGTGTAAAATATTACTTAAATAAAGATTTTCCCACAAACGACTCGTCAGTTGCGATTGGTCAGCTTATGTTTGTAATAAATTTAATAAAGGAGTGAATATGGAGGATATTATTAGATTTAGTGTATCTTTGCCAAAGCCACTATTAGACGAGCTTGATAAAAAGGTGCGAACGCAGGGCTACGCGTCAAGAAGCGAGTTTACACGTGATCTCATTCGTGACAAGATTGTTAGCGATAGCTGGAATGACGCAATAGAGCAACTTATAGGAGTTTTAACGCTCATTTATACACATCATCAAAATAATCTAGTCAATAAAATGATGGATATAGAACACGACGCAGATATAACTATCGTCTGCACAAATCATATCCATATCGATCACCACAACTGCTTAGAGACGATAACTATGCGTGGAGAGGCCGCAAAGATAGAGCAATTTTCGGATAAGATAGCTGGATTAAAAGGTGTAAAGTTTTCAAAGCTGACAAAAGTCGCTGTACCTGAGTTTTAAGCAAAAATTTGATAGTATTGATTCTTAAAAATTTTAAATTTGAGAGTCAAAATGCGTAATATATTATTTAAAAAATTTATCCAAAGCGAGGCTAGCGGTGGCATACTTCTCATCGCTGCCGCTATCATTGCTATGCTCTTTCAAAATGGCTTTTTGAGTAGTTTTTATAACTCATTTTTGCGTATTGATGTGGGCTTTAAATTTGGTGAGCTTTTGATACAAAAGCCACTCATTTTATGGGTCAATGACGGACTTATGTCTATCTTTTTCTTCATGCTTGGACTTGAGCTTAAACGTGAGCTTATAGAGGGAGAAATGCGAAACCCAGCTCAGATAGTCCTACCGCTAGTCGCTGCGATAGGTGGCATTATTGTCCCTGCACTTGTATTTTATCTATTTAACCACACTGATAGTTTTGCGGCTAAAGGTTGGGCTATACCAACTGCGACAGATACAGCGTTTGCACTTGGTATCATTATGATCTTAGGACGTCGCGTTCCAGCAAGTCTTAAAATTTTCTTAGTTACTCTTTCTATCATAGATGATGTTTGTGCGATCCTTATAATGGCGATATTTTACAGTGGACATCTCTCATTTGTATCTTTTGGTGTGGCAGGACTTGCTATGTTTGGATTGCTTTTATTAAATTTATTAAACATCAACAAAAAGTCCTTTTACTTTGTGCTCGGCGTAATTCTTTGGGTTAGTGTGCTAAAATCAGGTGTCCACGCCACACTTGCTGGCGTCATTGCTGCTCTTTTCATACCGCTAAAATGCAAAAACTCAGATCGCTCACTCTTAAAAGAAGTAGAGCACGACATACACGGCTACATTACATATTTCGTTCTGCCTGTATTTGCCTTTGTTAATGCCGGAATTTCACTAAATGGCATAGGATTAGAACAGCTCACGCACCCAGTCTCATTAGGCATCATACTAGGGCTTGTTGTAGGTAAGCAAATAGGCGTCTTTGGCCTTTGCTACATAACTATAAAGCTAGGATATGCAAGATTGCCAAAATATTGCACTTGGGCGTCATTTTACGGAATTTGTGTGATTACAGGTATAGGCTTTACAATGAGTCTTTTTATAAACTCTCTTGCATATCACGACACCGCTCAGTTTGCATATGCTGATAAACTAGCTGTTCTCATCGCCTCGCTAATCTCAGGAGTATTAGGCTACATCGTGCTTTACTACGCTGGTCGCCACCGTATTATGAAGTGTGTAGAGTGATAAATATTTAACATAACAGCAATCTTTAAAGGCAAGATTATGAATATATTTTATAAAAATTTCTTGGCTACGGAGCTTTCTAAGTGGCAAGAAAATGGCATAGTTGACGAGCACACTGCATATCGTATCGCCAAACAATACGACATAGACACTATACAAAGTAGTAGCTCAAATTTTATCTTAAAGCTCGTAGCATATCTATTTTTAGCTCTATCTTTTATCACATTAATAGGTGCAAACTGGGAAGAGATACCACGTGGAGCACGGCTACTTCTTGTTCTTAGTATGGTTGGGCTTGTAAATTTTGGTGGATATTTTAATCTTAAAAAAGGTAATAAAACTGCTGCAACTGGACTATTTTTCTTAGGTAACCTATGCTATGGAGCTGCCATAGCACTCATAGCTCAAATTTATAATCTTGGCGAACATATGCCAAATGGCGTCTTACTTTGGGCGGTCGGAGCGTTTGTGCTTTCATTAGCCACTACTAAGTCGGTGCTAGTAGCACAAAGCCTTATTTTATCTTTTATTTGGTTTAATATGGAGCTTGACTTTAATTCACTTAGGTATGAGTTTGGCATATTTATTGCATTTAGCATATTTGCTTTGTTTAAAGAAAGCTCAAGACTTCTCATATTTGCTATATTTATCAGCATTTACGCATACATTATAACTATTTTAAGTCACATAAGCTTTGATAGATATCATTATTATTTCTTTTTTGGTGGCAGCGTAGTGTTTTTATCTATGTCATATTCGCTACTTGGCGTTGCAACGGCTTATTTGCTCTCACATTTTAAACGCTATAAAGATGCGGAGTTTTTGTTAAAACTCTCACTACTTTGCGGTATCGCAATATTACTTTTTGCAAATTTAGATTTTTATGGTGATATGCAGACTAAAATTATATTTTATAAAAACTGGCTTGGGCTTTTACATCTTGCTTTTATCGCGTTAACTGTAGTTGTAGCGATTAAACTAAAGCGAGAAATTTTGCTATGGATTGGAGCGATTTTACTTGTCTTGCCTTACGTTATATACTTGCTTAGTGACTATTCACAAGAGCTTTACTCGCTTCTTAGTGTATTAGTAGGTGTTTTCTTAATTAAAAAATGCTATATAACGCAAGGGCTTTGTGTTATATTTATAGTTGCACTTATCCGATATATTGACCTACTTGGCGATTATATTGGTGCGAGTATGCTTTTTTTATTATTTGCGATCATTTTATTAGTGGTATCTAAAAAGCGTAGCATCAAGGCTAAGCAAGGGGCTGTAAAATGAGAGCTAAATTTATCATTTTTGCTATTTTGTTTCAAATTTTAGCCCTGCTTGGTATGTTAGGATACGCCTATGCACCGCTTTATTTTGGCAAGGAGATGAAAGTTGGTGTTAATCTGTATGATCCACGTGATTTTTTGCGAGGTAATTACGTTAAAATCACCTATGACTTTGCAAATAATCTGCCAAAATATATAGACAAAAACACCTCAGTAAGATATGGCACTAAAATTTATATCACATTTAAAAAAGACGAAAATGGTACATTTGTGCGTGATGGATATAGCTTTGAAAAGCCTAAAAATGCCGAGTCCTTCGTCGTTGGGCGGTTTGATGGTTATTATTATAAATTTGGCACAGAAACATTTTTTATGTCGCCACAAGCTGCCAAGAAGATGGAGAGTGATATGCGTAAATACGGCGGTTATGCTATTTTGATGGTAAGCAAAAATGGCAATGCACGCATAAAGGAGCTTTTTCCGAGCAATCAACCACGCCCTGATGCACAAAATTTGATTAGCCCATAAAAGCAAATATAAACATTGATAAAACTACAGCATTAACTATGGCTAAGATTGAGCAAAATGTTACACAAAATAAAGACAATAATGAGGGGTTGATTTTAGAAACAAATACGACTTTGCCGTAAAAATGTATTTTAATGTGAAATAAAAATTATAAATTTATCATAAAATAAGGTATATTTTATCTTTTCAGGATTATAATCAATTAAAAATTTAAATTTAAGGAACCTCAAATGTGTAAAGACTGCGGATGTTCTTTGAATGGACACTCACACATACATACTCATGCTGATGATGCTAATCACGCACATGTGCATAATCATCTTAGCGAATATATGGGTGCTGACTCACGCGACCATACTCATGAAAGCCACGCTCATCCTGTGCTAAATGAGAGTAAAACGGTTGAAGTTATAACTAAAATTTTATCTCAAAATGACGCAGAAGCAACACATAATAGAAAGCATTTAGAACAGCACGGCATAATGTGTATTAATCTTATGAGTAGCCCAGGTGCCGGTAAGACAACGCTTTTAGAAGCCACTATAAAAAGTGGTAAATTTAAGATAGGTGTTGTTGAGGGTGATCTCGAGACTAATCAAGACGCTGACCGTATTATCAAAGCAGGGGCTGTTGCTTATCAAATAAGCACAGGTCAGGCGTGTCATCTGGATGCATTTATGGTGCATAGTGGACTTCATCACTTACCACTAAATGAGCTTGATTTAGTATTTGTCGAAAATGTCGGCAACCTAGTCTGTCCTGCTAGTTACGATGTGGGAGCACACTTTAATGTAGTGCTTCTATCCGTTCCAGAGGGTAGCGATAAGGTGAGTAAATACCCAGTTATGTTTCGTGCAGCCGATCTCATTATTATCACTAAAACATCACTTTTACCGCACTTTGACTTTGATATGGCAAAGGTTAAAGACGACGCCAGAAAACTAAATCCAAAAGTAGACATTATAGAGCTTGACAGTAAGAGCGGTGATGGTGTAGAGCGGTGGCTAAACTATCTTAAATTTAAAAAAGAGTTACGATAATGTGCCTTTCAATACCTTCAAAAGTCATAGAAATTGATGAAAATAACGTTGCACTCGTTGAGACGCTTGGAGTGCAAAGACGCATTAGCCTTGATCTTATCGCAGAACCTGTGGTTGCTGGTGAATACGTACTTATCCATGTGGGCTATGCAATGGAAAAAATTGACACTCAATATGCCTTAGAGAGCATTGAAATTTATCGCCAAATGGCTGACGATATGAAAAATGGTGTAATAGACGCAGATGATGGCGATATGGGTCTACGCGATATGCAAATGCGTGAAATATTAAGTCTTAGCAAGAGTGAAAATGAAGCTTGATCTTATAAATGAGTTTCGTGATAAGAAGCTTATTTTAACCTTGAGTGAGCTTATTAAAAAAGAGAGTATAAAGCCACTAAATATTATGGAAATTTGTGGTGGTCATACTCATAGTATTATGAAATTTGCTTTACCACAACTTGTTGGAGAGTATATAAACTTTATCCATGGACCCGGCTGTCCAGTCTGCGTGATGCCTAAATCTCGCATAGATGAGGCTATAAAACTAGCCTCTATAAAAGACGTTATCCTTTGTACTTTGGCCGATATGCTAAGAGTGCCTGGTTCACATACAAGTCTGCAAAGATTACGCGGTGAAGGTGCTGATATACGTGCACTTTACACGCCACTTGACTGCTTAAAAATCGCACAAGAAAATCCAGATAAAAAAGTAATATTTTTTGCCATAGGCTTTGAGACGACAACGCCGATGAGTGCAAATGTAGTGCAAAAGACAGTGGAACTAAATTTAAAAAACTTATTTTTTCACATAAATCACATCGTAGTTCCTCAGCCGATCTGTGCAATAATGAATGATGAAAATGTCAATATTGACGCATTTTTAGGACCTAGTCACGTTAGCGTCATTACAGGATATGGCATATATGAAAGCATTGCAAATAGATATAAAAAACCTATCGCCGTGAGCGGATTTGAACCACTTGACATAATGGATAGTGTGCTAAATTTAGTTCGTCAGCAAAACGCAGGAACACATAAAGTATATAATGAATATGCTCGTGTGGTTACAAAAGATGGAAATTTAAAGGCAAAAGCGCTTATACAGCGGTATTTTGAGCCGTGTGACTTTGAGTGGCGTGGGCTTGGACTTATTGCACAAAGTGGCTTAAAACTGCGTGATGAGTTTGCCTATCTTGACGCAAGGCTTGTCTTTGACTGCTCTGTTGTTAGTAAAAGTGAGAGTAAGGCCTGTATCTGTGGTGAAATTTTACGCGGTCGTGCAAAGCCGTTTGACTGCAAAATTTTTGCCAAAGCTTGCACTCCAAAAAGTCCGGTTGGCTCATGTATGGTGTCAAGCGAAGGTGCGTGTGCGGCGTATTTTAAATATGCAAAGGAAGTCGTGTGAGAGTAATGCTAAGCCACGGTGGTGGCGGTGAGGAGATGAACTCACTTATAAATGAAACGATATTTAAGATTTTTAATAATGACATTTTGCGTGAGAGTAATGACTCTGCGGTGTTAAAAATGCAAAATAAACTTGCATTTAGCACAGATAGCTTCGTTGTAACGCCGATATTTTTCAGCGGTGGCGACATAGGAAAGATCGCTGCTTGTGGTACTATCAATGACCTTGCGATGGTTGGAGCAAAAGCTAAATATCTAAGTTGTGCCTTAATCATTGAAGAGGGTTTAGAGCTTAGTGAACTTAAGGCGGTGCTTGATTCGCTTGCTAAGATATGCCGCGATAATGACGTAAAAGTCGTTTGCGGTGATACAAAGGTCGTGCCAAAGGGCAAATGCGATAAAATTTTTATCAACACATCAGGTATCGGCGAGATAATAGCTGATGATATCAAGCTTTCAAATTTAAAAGCAGGTGCGAAAATACTACTATCGGGTGATATAGGCAGACACGGAGCAGTAATACTAGCAAACAGAGAGGAGCTAAAGCTAAATAGCACCTTGCAAAGCGACTGCAAAAGCCTAAAATACGTCGTAGAAGCTCTTATTAAAAGTAATATAAAGCCACAGTGTATGCGTGATGCAACACGTGGCGGATTAAGTGCTGTGCTCAATGAGTGGGCTAAGTTTAGTGGGCTTAATATATTTGTAAGGGAAGAGAACATCAAAGTCAGCGACGAAGTTCTGGGTGTATGTGAACTGTTTGGATTTGAACCATATGAACTAGCAAATGAAGGCACTTTCGTTCTTGCAGTTGATGAAGCTGATGAGGTAAAAGCACTTGAAATTTTGCATAAATTTGATACAAATGCAGCTGTGATAGGCGAAGTTATGAGCGAGAAAAGAGGGCGAGTGATAATACAAAATGCCTACGGTTCAAAGCGATTTTTAGAGCCACCAAAGGGCGAGTTGCTCCCACGAATTTGCTAAATTTATAAATGGAAAGGCTAGCATGCACGAGTTAAGCATCGCTCAAAGTCTACTAACACTTTGCGAAGATAACGCTAAAAAGCAAAATGCGAGTAAAATAAGTAAAATTTTCATCAAAATAGGGCGACTAAGTGGTGTTGAAGCACACTATTTGCAAAATGCCTTTGATGTTTGTAAGGCTGAGAGTATTTGTGAGGAGTCAGAGCTAATCATTGAAGTGCAAAATATAGTTATAAAATGCAACGAATGCGGTAAGCAAAACGAGCTAAATAAAAATGAGTTTATCTGTCCGAAGTGTGGTAGTAGCGATCTTGTGGTAATAGATGGCGAAGATATGATGCTTATGCGACTTGAGATGAGCTAATAGCTATTCTGTCAAATTTTAAATTTATTTAACTTCGTAGAAATTTAATAAAACTTTATCAGGGAGCCTTGTCTCATAGCAGACAAATATTGCTCTCCATCCATTTGCACCTTGGATTGTAGGTTTCAAATTTAGTAACTGTTGCGAAATATACGTATTTTGGATCGACGATCTTGCCTTTAGCTGCCTCTTTTGCTATATCTGGATCGCTGATATGTCTCATACCGCTGTTTTTTATATAAATTTGAGCACTATCATCAAGCTTTATAGCGTATCGTGCAAGTTAGCTCAGTTAACCCATCTGGGCGAATTACTTGGCTATTTATGCCATATGGTAGCACCTCGCCGTTTAGTTTATCGCTGACTTTTCCACCTTTGATGTAGATAAGTTTGCGTAGTCCGCAATCATCGTCTTTGCCTACTATTTATCATAAAGGTTAGTTATAGCTTGGGTTGTTTGATATCTTTACCGAAATATCAACTTCATTTAGGCTAAGTAAGTCAAATGAAATAAGTGAAACTAATGTAAAAATTAGTTTTTTCATTATAGCTCCTTTCTAAAATCATAAGAGTAAGATATAAGTTTTCATAAATTTAATTTTTAAATTTTTATATAGATTATGTATTTTATTACAATCGATACACAGAGCAACACTATCTAAATTTAGTATGTTTTGTGGCTTTTTTGAGTATCATCAAAATCATTTATTTCAAGCTGTGCGTTTTTCTTTGATGCTGCAAGTGTATCAGTTAGCCAAGAGTGCTATAGCTCTTTACATTGAAGTAAGCTAAGCAAAATGGTCTCATCTGGCCCTATTATCATATATTAAGAGTTTTAACTCCACTCTTTTTTGTTGCAGGGGCTTGATACCCCGTTGAAGTTATTGCCATTTTTCTCTCCTTTTATGGTTTAGCTTATTTTAATGGTTATAAGAGTTCGTTTTCCAGCATAAATTTGCCACTTTTTGTTATTTTTTAAAGCTTGTCGTAGTAATGCTTAAGACAAATAAAAATAAATGATATAAAAGTTAAAAATAAGTTTATAAGACTTGATCTTAAAAATTTGAAGCTTATAAATATAAAAAGATAGTGTAAAAAACGAGCTTTTATTTGAAATTTATGACTAAAAAGGCTAAAAAATCGCACTTTTTTGCAAAAAAAATTTTAAAAAGTTCGAATTTTAGGCTTAAAACTATTGTTTTTTTTGAAAAAAGATTGTAAAATTGCGATATTACAACTTCTTAAAAGGATGAACTATGAAAAAAGCTGAATTTATTCAGGCTGTTGCCGACAAGGCTGGTCTTTCAAAAAAAGATACTTTAAAGGCTGTTGATGCTACTTTAGAAGCTATCACTACTCTATTAGAGAAGGGTGATTCAGTAAGCTTTATAGGATTTGGCACATTCAGCACAGCTGATCGTGCTGCTAGAAAAGCAAGAGTTCCAGGAACTAAGAAAGTTATCGATGTTCCAGCAAGTAAAGCTGTTAAATTTAAAGTTGGTAAAAAACTTAAAGACGCAGTAGCTACTTCAGCAACTAAAAAAAGTAAGAAGAAATAATCCTAAGCCCTTATATAAGGGCTTTTTATATAAATTTAATGCCCGAGTGGTGAAACTGGTAGACGCGCTAGACTCAAAATCTAGTAAGGGTAACCTTGTGTCGGTTCAAGTCCGACTTCGGGCACCATTACTTAAATAATAAACTTCCAATTCGTATCATATTTGAACCACATTTTATAGCTAGTTTATAGTCGCTACTCATACCCATAGAGCAGATACTCGCACCTTGTGGTTTTAGCGTTTCATAAATTTTGTAGCTTAGCTCAAAACTTTTTTGCACTTCACGCATATCATCACTGTGAGCTCCTATACTCATTATGCCTTTTAAATTTATATTTTTACACTCGTTTTGAATAAGTTCGTAAATTTCGACTGCATTTTGCGGTGAAACACCTTGTTTGCTATCTTCATTGGCTGAGTTAATTTGAAGCAGGGTATCGAGTTTGTAATCAAGCCTTTTATTTACTTCATATGCTCGCTCAAAACTATCGCAACTCTGCCACAGAGTAGGGCGTAGGCTAATGAGCTGATTTATCTTATTGCTCTGAAGCCGTCCTATCATATGCCACTTTATATCAGTGATATCAGATAGCTCAATTTGCTTTTTGGCTATCTCTTGCACTCTATTTTCGCCATATATGAGTTGACCTTGGGAATGTAGGAAACGCACATCATCGCTTGAGACATATTTGCTGACGGCAACTAGTACTATATCACTATTTAACTTATAAATTTCATCTAAAAATTTAGCCAAATTTATCACTGAGTCACTCCACTAAGTCTCACAACATCGTTGTATAGCCCAAGACCCATTAGCCCAAGTAGTATCACCCAGCCACAATATGTCAGACCTACATATACACGTTCATTGATCTTGCGGCCAGACATTAGCTCATAAAGATTAAATAATATGTGTCCGCCATCAAGTGCAGGTATAGGTAATAAATTTAAAACACCTAAATTTACAGATATGAGTGCGACTATGATGAGCAATACCGGTAGGCTTACCTGAGCTGCCTTTGATGTTATATCAGCCATTTGCACGATACCACCAACATCTTTGAGTGGTACCGAGCCATTTATGAGTTTTGAAAAGCTTTTAAATATCAGCCTTGAAGCCTCCACTGTTTCATCCCAAGCAAATTTAAAAGTATCAAAACCATTGTAGGTAAGCTTTATTGTCTTACCGCTTGGTGATATACCTATGAGTGGGCGACTAATCTCTTCGTTAAAGATGTTACGAGTTGTGCCAATGAGTGGGGTAAGTGTTAGTGTTAAGACTTTGCCGTCTCGCTCTATCTCTAGAGTAAGTGGCTCAGTGCTTACACATTTGCTTATCTCATCCCATTGTCTAATACTCTTGCCATTTATGCTTAAAATTTTATCATCTTTGATTATCCCTGCTATCGCTCCTGCTGAATTTTCAGCCACTCGCCCTACATTTGGTGCTAGTTTATCAACGCCTATAAAACCAAGCGTAATGTAGAGTAAAAATGCCAATATAAAGTTAAAAAATGGGCCAGCAAATAGTATAAATATCCGCCCAAGTGGTTTAATTGTATTGTAGCTATCTTTATCGTAGTTTTTTTCACTTGGATCAGCATCATCTTGTCCTTTTAGTTGTACGTATCCGCCAAGTGGTATGGCACTTAGGCAGTACTCAGTCGCTCCGATACGCTTTTTATAAATTTTTTCGCCAAAACCTATACTAAATGTATTGACAGCTACGCCAAATAAACGAGCTACTAAAAAATGTCCTAACTCGTGAAAAAATATTAAAAAGCTAATCGCAAAAATGGTTGCTAAAAAGTAAAATGAATAAGCCCAAAGTCCAAGCAAGAGTAGAGCAATAGTAAAAAGCAATCCTTTCACGCTTAACCCTTTGCTTGTTTTTTAATAAATGCATAGATATACTCAAATCCCGAATACAGCGTAAGTATAACTGCTATCCAAAGTAAAAGATCTGCCCACATCCACTGCATTATAAGCCAACCGATGGCTATCATCTGAAATACAGTTTTTACTTTACCAGCCATAGAGGCACTTAAATTTAACCCCTCACTTGCGATAACTACACGAAAACCAGTTATAAAAAACTCACGTACAAGGATAAGATACACAGCCCAAGGATTAGCCCTATTTATCATCATAAGCCCTAAAAATGCTGCTAATATTAGCATCTTATCGGCTAGTGGGTCAAGTATCTCACCTAATTTTGTCTTTTGATTCCAAGTTCTTGCAATGTATCCATCAAAAAAATCAGTTACGCTTGCGATAACAAAAATCAGCCCTGCAAAGTAGTTTATCCAGCTTATATGGACGCTTACAAGGTGTGTATGTGCATTTATAAGCACATAAAACATAAGCGGTGCTAGTAAAATTCTAAAAAATGCTAAGGCATTTGGTAAATTTATCATTTAAATGTTGTTCCGCCGTCTATTATAAATGAGTGTCCTGTAACCCAAGATGCCTTACTAGAACATAGAAATAGACATGCTCCGGCTAAGTCTGCGGGTTGTCCCATGCGGTTAAGTGGACTTAGCTTTGCTGTCATATTACGTACCTCTTCATAGTTTGTAAATGCCCTTAGAGCATCTGTATCTATCGGTCCACCACTTACGACATTGACGCGGATGTTTTTCTCACCAAGTTCGGTGGCCGCATATCTTACCATCGCCTCAACAGCTGCTTTTGCTGTTCCGTGCCCAGCATAGTTTTCTATATAAACAAGGTTGCCAGTTGAGCTAAGTGAGATGATAGAGCCACCACCGACTTTTTCCATACGTTTAGCTGCCTCTTGTGAGCCGACTACGAAAGCATTTACAGTTGCGGTAAATATATTATTTATGCCACGTGGTTTTAGCTTCATAAATTTAGTGTATCCACCAGCAACTGCACGACCTGAGATTATAGCATTTGAGATGAAAAAATCAACTCTGTCAAAATCTGCGTCAATCTGTAAAAAAAGCTCTTTATAATTTTCTGGTTCAAGGATATTTAGTGCATAAGCTCTTGCTTTTATATTAAATTTAATCTCTAATTCTGCTGCTTGAGCCTTTGCAAGCTCCTCATTTGAATTATATGTGAAAGCTATATTTGCACCGGCTGTTGCAAACTCCTCGACTATGGCACGACCTATGCCACGTGTGCCACCACTTATGACTAAAGTTTTACCTAAAAATTCGTTGTTTTTATCCATTAAAATCCTTTTATTTCGTATAATTTCATAGTTTGTTCTATCTTTGTTAAATTCTCGTTACTTGGGTTGCATAGTGGTAGTCGATACTCAAGAGTTGGTAACAGTCCCGCAATATGCATCGCCGCTTTTATGGGTATTGGATTGCTCTCGCAAAAGAGAATTTTATTTATCGCATAAAGCTCATCGTTTATCGCCTTTGCTTTTATAAATTCATTTTTTAGAGCAAGGTGTGTTAGCTTGGCTATTTTATCAGGCAGTAAATTTGATGTGACAGATATTACGCCTTTACCGCCATTTGAAAGTATAGGATAGTTTATCGCATCTTCACCACTTATGACGATTAGATTGGGCTCGTGAGCGAGTAGATCTACACAACGGTCTATATTGCCAGTTGCTTCTTTAATACCTATGATGTTTTTGCAATCCTTAAAAAGTCTAAAAACTGTGGTAGGCAGTATATCTGAGCTTGTGCGGCCTGGGACATTATAAAGTATCACCGGGATATTGACACTCTCTGAAATCGCCTTGTAGTGCTGATACAATCCTTCTTGCGTTGGTTTATTATAATATGGTGCGACTGATAATATACCATCAGCTCCGTTTGCCTCGGCAAATTTAGCAAGACCAATAGCCTCGTGAGTAGCATTGCTACCAGCTCCTGCGACTACTTTTACGCCTGTGCCTTTGCAAGTATCCACAGCTATTTCTATGCATACTCTATGCTCATCGTGTGTTAGTGTCGCACTCTCGCCAGTCGTGCCTACTGGTATTACTACGTCTATACCATTTTTTATCTGTCTTTTTATTAGTTTTTGAAATGTTGTTTCATCAAGCTTATTATTTTTTATCGGTGTAATGAGTGCTGTCATCGCACCTTGCATTATCGTTTTCAAGCCTCTTCCTTTCTTAGTATGATTGTTGTTTGATGAGCTTTTATAAAGTATTTTTTAGCCATTTTTTGAAGCATTTTTGCGTCTATTGTATCTATATTTTTCTCAAATTTAAATAGTGGCTCTATGCTACCACGTGCAAGATAGCTACCATATAAATTTGCTACACGTGAGGCACTATCAAATGAGTA
It contains:
- the hypE gene encoding hydrogenase expression/formation protein HypE, with protein sequence MLSHGGGGEEMNSLINETIFKIFNNDILRESNDSAVLKMQNKLAFSTDSFVVTPIFFSGGDIGKIAACGTINDLAMVGAKAKYLSCALIIEEGLELSELKAVLDSLAKICRDNDVKVVCGDTKVVPKGKCDKIFINTSGIGEIIADDIKLSNLKAGAKILLSGDIGRHGAVILANREELKLNSTLQSDCKSLKYVVEALIKSNIKPQCMRDATRGGLSAVLNEWAKFSGLNIFVREENIKVSDEVLGVCELFGFEPYELANEGTFVLAVDEADEVKALEILHKFDTNAAVIGEVMSEKRGRVIIQNAYGSKRFLEPPKGELLPRIC
- the hypA gene encoding hydrogenase maturation nickel metallochaperone HypA, whose product is MHELSIAQSLLTLCEDNAKKQNASKISKIFIKIGRLSGVEAHYLQNAFDVCKAESICEESELIIEVQNIVIKCNECGKQNELNKNEFICPKCGSSDLVVIDGEDMMLMRLEMS
- a CDS encoding DUF3237 family protein, whose protein sequence is MVGKDDDCGLRKLIYIKGGKVSDKLNGEVLPYGINSQVIRPDGLTELTCTIRYKA
- a CDS encoding HU family DNA-binding protein — protein: MKKAEFIQAVADKAGLSKKDTLKAVDATLEAITTLLEKGDSVSFIGFGTFSTADRAARKARVPGTKKVIDVPASKAVKFKVGKKLKDAVATSATKKSKKK
- a CDS encoding YggS family pyridoxal phosphate-dependent enzyme, with translation MINLAKFLDEIYKLNSDIVLVAVSKYVSSDDVRFLHSQGQLIYGENRVQEIAKKQIELSDITDIKWHMIGRLQSNKINQLISLRPTLWQSCDSFERAYEVNKRLDYKLDTLLQINSANEDSKQGVSPQNAVEIYELIQNECKNINLKGIMSIGAHSDDMREVQKSFELSYKIYETLKPQGASICSMGMSSDYKLAIKCGSNMIRIGSLLFK
- the rseP gene encoding RIP metalloprotease RseP translates to MKGLLFTIALLLLGLWAYSFYFLATIFAISFLIFFHELGHFLVARLFGVAVNTFSIGFGEKIYKKRIGATEYCLSAIPLGGYVQLKGQDDADPSEKNYDKDSYNTIKPLGRIFILFAGPFFNFILAFLLYITLGFIGVDKLAPNVGRVAENSAGAIAGIIKDDKILSINGKSIRQWDEISKCVSTEPLTLEIERDGKVLTLTLTPLIGTTRNIFNEEISRPLIGISPSGKTIKLTYNGFDTFKFAWDETVEASRLIFKSFSKLINGSVPLKDVGGIVQMADITSKAAQVSLPVLLIIVALISVNLGVLNLLPIPALDGGHILFNLYELMSGRKINERVYVGLTYCGWVILLGLMGLGLYNDVVRLSGVTQ
- the pgsA gene encoding CDP-diacylglycerol--glycerol-3-phosphate 3-phosphatidyltransferase, which codes for MNLPNALAFFRILLAPLMFYVLINAHTHLVSVHISWINYFAGLIFVIASVTDFFDGYIARTWNQKTKLGEILDPLADKMLILAAFLGLMMINRANPWAVYLILVREFFITGFRVVIASEGLNLSASMAGKVKTVFQMIAIGWLIMQWMWADLLLWIAVILTLYSGFEYIYAFIKKQAKG
- a CDS encoding enoyl-ACP reductase, with the protein product MDKNNEFLGKTLVISGGTRGIGRAIVEEFATAGANIAFTYNSNEELAKAQAAELEIKFNIKARAYALNILEPENYKELFLQIDADFDRVDFFISNAIISGRAVAGGYTKFMKLKPRGINNIFTATVNAFVVGSQEAAKRMEKVGGGSIISLSSTGNLVYIENYAGHGTAKAAVEAMVRYAATELGEKNIRVNVVSGGPIDTDALRAFTNYEEVRNMTAKLSPLNRMGQPADLAGACLFLCSSKASWVTGHSFIIDGGTTFK
- the dapA gene encoding 4-hydroxy-tetrahydrodipicolinate synthase; amino-acid sequence: MKTIMQGAMTALITPIKNNKLDETTFQKLIKRQIKNGIDVVIPVGTTGESATLTHDEHRVCIEIAVDTCKGTGVKVVAGAGSNATHEAIGLAKFAEANGADGILSVAPYYNKPTQEGLYQHYKAISESVNIPVILYNVPGRTSSDILPTTVFRLFKDCKNIIGIKEATGNIDRCVDLLAHEPNLIVISGEDAINYPILSNGGKGVISVTSNLLPDKIAKLTHLALKNEFIKAKAINDELYAINKILFCESNPIPIKAAMHIAGLLPTLEYRLPLCNPSNENLTKIEQTMKLYEIKGF